In the Nitrospirota bacterium genome, one interval contains:
- the radA gene encoding DNA repair protein RadA produces the protein MSKIKTIFQCQACGFTSPKWLGKCPDCGAWNSFAEEQEAPKSLNVRRGGPSGQSAAPQPLNTVTGGKEKRTAIGIRELDRVLGGGLVDGAIILIGGDPGIGKSTLILNALAKIAETSGAVLYVSGEESPEQIKLRAERMAIDSGDIALLPETLVENIIQSAQAMRPAALVIDSIQTVYTEELTSAPGSVGQIRESAAKLMSFAKRTHIPVFLIGHVTKEGAIAGPRVLEHIVDTVLYFEGDRGHPYRILRTVKNRFGSTNEIGVFEMTDSGLAEIDNPSELFLSERPLNVAGSTVIASMEGTRPLLVEVQALVSPTTFGMPRRTSMGVDFNRVNLLIAVLEKKAGLHLGGMDVFTNIVGGLKIVEPATDLGIIAAIVSSFKEVPIDSRTFLFGEVGLSGEVRAVAQAETRLKEAAKIGFRRAIIPASNTARLKSTFGLEVIGVKNVEETIEQLR, from the coding sequence ATGTCTAAGATAAAGACGATCTTTCAGTGCCAGGCCTGCGGGTTCACCAGCCCGAAGTGGCTCGGCAAGTGCCCCGACTGCGGGGCGTGGAACAGTTTCGCCGAGGAACAGGAGGCGCCGAAGTCGCTGAACGTCCGCCGCGGCGGCCCCTCCGGACAATCGGCAGCGCCGCAGCCGCTGAATACCGTCACCGGCGGCAAGGAGAAGAGGACCGCCATCGGCATACGGGAGCTCGACCGGGTGCTGGGCGGCGGGCTCGTCGACGGCGCGATCATCCTGATCGGGGGAGACCCGGGCATCGGCAAGTCCACCCTGATCCTCAACGCGCTGGCGAAGATAGCGGAGACATCGGGGGCCGTCCTCTATGTATCCGGCGAGGAGTCGCCGGAGCAGATCAAGCTGAGGGCGGAGCGCATGGCGATCGATTCCGGCGATATCGCGCTCCTTCCGGAAACGCTCGTCGAGAATATCATTCAGAGCGCCCAGGCAATGAGGCCGGCCGCGCTGGTGATCGACTCCATTCAGACCGTCTACACCGAGGAGCTCACCTCGGCGCCCGGCTCCGTGGGGCAGATACGGGAGTCGGCGGCGAAGCTCATGTCCTTTGCCAAGCGGACGCACATACCGGTCTTCCTCATCGGCCATGTCACGAAGGAGGGCGCCATCGCCGGGCCGCGGGTGCTGGAGCATATCGTCGATACGGTGCTCTACTTCGAGGGAGACAGGGGGCATCCCTACCGGATCCTGCGGACGGTCAAGAACCGTTTCGGCTCGACCAACGAGATCGGCGTCTTCGAGATGACCGACAGCGGCCTCGCCGAGATCGACAACCCTTCGGAGCTCTTTCTGTCGGAACGGCCTCTCAATGTGGCGGGGTCGACCGTCATCGCGAGCATGGAGGGTACGCGCCCCCTGCTCGTCGAGGTGCAGGCGCTCGTCTCGCCGACCACCTTCGGCATGCCCCGGCGGACGAGCATGGGCGTCGATTTCAACAGGGTGAACCTCCTGATCGCGGTGCTCGAGAAGAAGGCGGGGCTCCACCTGGGAGGCATGGACGTGTTCACCAATATCGTCGGGGGATTGAAGATCGTCGAGCCCGCGACCGACCTCGGCATCATCGCTGCCATAGTCTCGTCGTTCAAGGAGGTCCCGATCGACTCGAGGACCTTCCTCTTCGGCGAAGTGGGGCTGTCGGGCGAGGTGAGGGCTGTGGCCCAGGCCGAGACGCGGCTCAAGGAGGCGGCGAAGATCGGCTTCCGCCGCGCGATCATTCCGGCGAGCAATACGGCACGGCTGAAGTCGACGTTCGGGCTGGAGGTTATCGGGGTGAAAAATGTGGAGGAGACGATTGAACAGCTCAGGTAG